One genomic window of Roseateles sp. DAIF2 includes the following:
- a CDS encoding VOC family protein yields the protein MRIEPYLFFNGRCEEALNFYRTALNAEVQMMMRNSESPEPPPPGMLPPGSENKIMHASILIGGALVMMSDGMCDGSEANAAAFKGFSLSLDCADEAEARRAFEALAGQGGQVTMPLGPTFWAPLFGMVNDKFGVAWMVGVSGPNG from the coding sequence ATGCGCATCGAACCCTATCTGTTCTTCAATGGCCGCTGCGAGGAAGCGCTTAACTTCTACAGGACGGCGCTGAACGCGGAGGTGCAGATGATGATGCGCAACTCCGAAAGCCCGGAGCCGCCGCCGCCCGGCATGCTGCCGCCGGGCAGCGAGAACAAGATCATGCATGCCTCGATCCTGATCGGCGGTGCGCTGGTGATGATGTCGGACGGCATGTGCGATGGCAGCGAAGCCAATGCCGCGGCCTTCAAGGGCTTCTCGCTCTCGCTCGACTGCGCCGACGAGGCCGAGGCGCGGCGCGCCTTCGAGGCCCTGGCGGGCCAGGGCGGCCAGGTCACGATGCCGCTGGGCCCGACCTTCTGGGCGCCGCTGTTCGGCATGGTCAACGACAAGTTCGGCGTCGCCTGGATGGTCGGCGTGTCGGGACCGAATGGCTGA
- a CDS encoding class I SAM-dependent methyltransferase: MQALLDTIASMDINSTISAADAHRLFHGRGGLHPGCEQWTLDFYPPVFLLTSFQPATEEELARIGAALAARWQDLAPAAQPLNWVYQCRQEGGRSETRLMGGAVPEPHHVTENGTRYLVHLLRGQNHGLFLDMAEGRRWLREQVGAAGGGKAVKVLNLFAYTCGFSVVALQAGAAQVVNVDMSSGALAIGQQNHRLNGIAGGASFLAHDVFNSWGKIKRLGAYELVVLDPPGHQKGSFVATKDYARLMRRLPDLLAPGGRALLCLSTPKLDMAFLQDQMRELAPGLVFERRLPNPPAFADVSDERALKVLVYANPAG; the protein is encoded by the coding sequence ATGCAAGCCCTGCTCGACACCATCGCCTCGATGGACATCAACAGCACCATCAGCGCCGCCGATGCCCACCGCCTCTTCCACGGCCGCGGCGGCCTGCATCCCGGCTGCGAGCAATGGACCCTGGACTTCTATCCGCCGGTCTTTCTGCTGACCTCCTTCCAGCCGGCCACCGAGGAGGAACTGGCGCGCATCGGCGCGGCCCTGGCGGCGCGCTGGCAAGACCTGGCCCCGGCTGCACAGCCGCTCAATTGGGTCTACCAATGCCGGCAGGAGGGCGGGCGCAGCGAGACGCGGCTGATGGGCGGAGCGGTGCCCGAGCCGCACCATGTGACCGAGAACGGCACCCGCTACCTGGTGCACCTGCTGCGCGGCCAGAACCATGGCCTGTTCCTCGACATGGCCGAGGGCCGGCGCTGGCTGCGCGAGCAGGTCGGCGCGGCCGGCGGCGGCAAGGCGGTGAAGGTGCTGAACCTGTTCGCCTATACCTGCGGCTTCTCGGTGGTGGCGCTGCAGGCGGGCGCGGCCCAGGTGGTCAATGTGGACATGAGCTCGGGCGCGCTGGCGATCGGGCAGCAGAACCACCGGCTAAACGGCATCGCCGGCGGCGCCAGCTTCCTGGCCCATGACGTCTTCAACTCCTGGGGCAAGATCAAGCGCCTGGGGGCCTACGAGTTGGTGGTGTTGGACCCGCCGGGCCACCAGAAGGGCAGCTTCGTCGCGACCAAGGACTATGCGCGCCTGATGCGCCGGCTGCCGGACCTGCTGGCCCCGGGCGGGCGGGCGCTGCTGTGCCTGAGCACGCCCAAGCTGGACATGGCCTTTTTGCAGGATCAGATGCGGGAGCTGGCGCCGGGGCTGGTGTTCGAGCGCCGCCTGCCCAACCCGCCGGCCTTTGCCGATGTCTCGGACGAGCGCGCGCTCAAGGTGCTGGTCTACGCGAATCCCGCCGGCTGA
- the dbpB gene encoding DGQHR domain-containing protein DpdB, whose translation MATKKVSKQEIVVRALHTTQADGLDVYAFFIRGSDIVRVADISRVERDDSDVLKGFQRPEIRSHVKGIVEYLNQGSVLFPNSIILAMSPEVKFAASRGSKPTGDEGIAQSGTLTIPVHGEGQRVAWIVDGQQRSLALAQAVNKSIPVPVVGFVSDSLEVQREQFILVNKAKPLPTRLINELLPETRGILLPRELAARRIPSEICNLLNRDPNSPFHKLVRRASDKAGGAALVTDTAVMAVIRNSLNNPLGALAQYKANGREGADVEAMYQILLTYWSAVRDVFPEAWGKDPRHSRLMHSAGIVAMGVLMDRIYARLPGSNEDYRTVRKELEKVAPDCRWTKGTWEILGMPWNEIQSTPRDIKRLQDALVRSYANASNR comes from the coding sequence ATGGCGACCAAGAAAGTCAGCAAGCAAGAGATTGTGGTCCGTGCCTTGCATACGACCCAGGCCGATGGCCTCGATGTCTACGCCTTTTTCATCCGAGGCTCTGACATCGTTCGAGTTGCTGACATTAGTCGTGTTGAGCGCGACGACAGCGACGTACTCAAGGGCTTCCAGCGGCCAGAAATTCGCTCGCACGTGAAAGGCATTGTTGAGTACCTCAACCAAGGCAGTGTGCTGTTTCCGAACTCGATCATTCTGGCGATGTCGCCCGAAGTGAAGTTCGCGGCTTCGCGTGGCAGCAAGCCCACGGGCGATGAGGGGATCGCCCAGTCCGGAACGCTGACCATTCCGGTGCACGGCGAGGGCCAGCGCGTGGCCTGGATCGTGGATGGTCAGCAGCGATCACTGGCTTTGGCGCAGGCCGTCAATAAGTCGATCCCGGTGCCTGTCGTGGGCTTTGTATCGGACAGCCTCGAGGTACAGCGCGAGCAGTTCATCCTTGTGAACAAGGCCAAGCCTCTGCCCACGCGATTGATCAATGAGCTGCTGCCCGAGACTCGTGGCATCTTGTTGCCCCGAGAACTGGCGGCGCGCAGGATCCCATCTGAGATCTGCAATCTCCTGAACCGCGACCCCAACTCCCCATTCCACAAGCTAGTCCGGCGCGCATCAGACAAGGCGGGAGGGGCAGCTTTGGTCACGGACACCGCGGTGATGGCGGTGATCCGCAACAGCCTCAACAACCCGCTGGGCGCATTGGCACAGTACAAGGCCAATGGCCGGGAAGGTGCCGACGTCGAGGCCATGTACCAGATCTTGCTGACCTACTGGTCTGCGGTGCGCGACGTGTTTCCCGAGGCTTGGGGCAAAGACCCACGGCACAGCCGACTGATGCACTCGGCTGGCATCGTCGCCATGGGTGTTCTGATGGATCGCATTTACGCCCGCCTGCCTGGCTCCAACGAAGACTACAGAACCGTGCGCAAAGAACTGGAAAAGGTAGCCCCAGACTGCCGTTGGACCAAGGGCACTTGGGAGATTCTGGGCATGCCCTGGAACGAGATTCAAAGCACCCCTCGCGACATCAAACGACTGCAGGACGCCTTGGTGCGCAGTTACGCCAACGCATCGAACCGATGA
- a CDS encoding 6-carboxytetrahydropterin synthase: MNPRPLTCASIGFEAARQVTILPESHRSRRLHGHSFWVTVRADLPEGWGSFGGGEVLELQQRLEQCVQPLDYEHLNRTLEQPTDENLARWIRRRLETEFGVPGIRQVGIQSTQHSGVDLDVSGQAHVWRRYRFQAAHQLPHVPVGHKCGRMHGHGFEVILHANQDLGERDLSVDYDHLDEVWAPFHMQLNYQCLNGIEGLENPTSEVISAWLWQRLKPLLPELSWVTVYETGSCGANFDGERYRIWKELTLDSAIRLKRAPADSPLRGIHGHTYTLRLHLNAPLDAVYGWTVDFGDVKTLFDPIFKAIDHRPLYEIADLPDGDTASLAAWVLAKGRAALPQIDRVDLYETRGSGAIVSVAAADELIPV, encoded by the coding sequence ATGAATCCCCGCCCACTCACATGCGCTTCTATCGGCTTCGAGGCAGCGCGACAGGTCACCATACTTCCGGAGTCACACCGGTCCCGGCGTCTGCACGGCCATAGCTTCTGGGTTACCGTGCGCGCTGATCTCCCGGAGGGTTGGGGATCGTTTGGCGGTGGCGAAGTGCTTGAACTGCAGCAGCGGCTGGAGCAATGTGTTCAGCCACTGGATTACGAGCACCTGAACCGCACGCTGGAACAGCCGACGGACGAGAACCTGGCGCGCTGGATACGCCGGCGCCTGGAGACGGAGTTCGGCGTGCCGGGCATCCGCCAGGTCGGCATCCAGAGCACCCAGCATTCGGGCGTGGACCTGGACGTGTCGGGCCAGGCCCATGTCTGGAGGCGCTACCGCTTCCAGGCCGCGCACCAGCTGCCCCATGTGCCGGTCGGCCATAAATGCGGCCGCATGCATGGCCATGGCTTCGAGGTGATCCTGCATGCCAACCAGGACCTGGGTGAACGCGACCTGAGCGTCGACTACGACCATCTGGACGAGGTCTGGGCCCCGTTCCACATGCAGCTGAACTACCAATGCCTGAACGGCATCGAGGGTCTGGAGAACCCGACCAGCGAGGTCATCTCGGCCTGGCTGTGGCAGCGCCTCAAGCCCCTGCTGCCGGAGCTGAGCTGGGTCACGGTCTACGAGACCGGCTCCTGCGGCGCCAATTTCGACGGCGAGCGCTACCGGATCTGGAAGGAACTGACCCTGGATTCGGCGATCCGGCTCAAGCGCGCGCCGGCGGACAGCCCCCTGCGCGGCATCCATGGCCATACCTACACCCTGCGCCTGCATCTGAACGCGCCGCTGGACGCGGTCTACGGCTGGACCGTGGACTTCGGCGATGTCAAAACCCTGTTCGATCCGATCTTCAAAGCGATCGACCACCGGCCGCTGTACGAGATCGCCGACCTGCCGGACGGCGACACCGCCAGCCTGGCGGCCTGGGTGCTGGCCAAGGGTCGGGCGGCGCTGCCGCAGATCGACCGGGTGGACCTGTACGAGACCCGCGGCTCGGGCGCGATCGTCAGCGTCGCGGCGGCGGACGAACTGATCCCGGTGTGA
- a CDS encoding DGQHR domain-containing protein yields the protein MSTLHLSETLKSRFSANDLALSASLGVGANALKEKFIRLFSELSDPLITAQEAIALLNVSVELGDAISALEELRTEGFLEKSTSTQRALDKNPPTLYRLKESTVQRLKLFGIASKLDDGAVRLQFTIDGRLIRSFAAVDRLDVVAGTGNQRDEIYKHVSDISNGMRDGVQVPNSVIVVFNEEVFSWAPSDDEVPESWVVCRQLSDWSLVKHPTDHDRIVQEVCPVELDIPFRNAAFDEEKTAYLVDGQQRTAALSLVDIDAVPSFFLTVNALVGSQEEAKNTFRIANSTVRITTDFARALLGTLDETPGYVREEKRVAQAVKTLAIDDKNSPFYGLVKHPGVDGKGMPIVYNTLFSVVATFNQSGIDFGEGSEDLAHAVAKAYSLVAGIWPEAWGKSSKDSKLSHGAGLRAIGKVLVDLLRVQTAIHGGDLTKPEAWAGVEASLKRLRAKVLWSLESASTGNATQLSNYKTQLLPRQNTNQDIQQLTTFLQKEVVFLDKKAKDGSA from the coding sequence CCTCGCCCTTTCGGCCTCCCTAGGCGTAGGGGCAAATGCGCTAAAAGAGAAGTTTATTCGACTCTTCAGCGAACTATCGGATCCACTGATAACGGCCCAAGAAGCAATTGCACTTCTCAATGTATCGGTTGAGCTAGGGGATGCTATTTCGGCTTTGGAAGAGTTGCGGACGGAGGGATTTCTTGAGAAGTCCACATCGACGCAGCGCGCGCTCGACAAGAATCCCCCAACTTTGTATCGTCTCAAGGAATCTACTGTCCAGAGGTTGAAGCTTTTCGGAATTGCATCCAAGCTTGACGACGGGGCCGTAAGACTCCAGTTTACGATTGATGGACGCTTGATCCGAAGTTTTGCCGCAGTTGATCGGCTTGACGTTGTTGCAGGAACCGGAAACCAACGGGATGAGATTTACAAGCATGTGAGCGACATCAGCAATGGTATGCGTGATGGCGTCCAAGTTCCCAATTCAGTTATTGTTGTTTTCAACGAAGAAGTTTTCTCTTGGGCACCTAGCGACGATGAAGTTCCAGAATCATGGGTTGTATGTCGACAGCTAAGCGATTGGTCGCTGGTTAAACATCCGACTGATCACGACCGTATTGTTCAAGAAGTCTGCCCGGTCGAGCTTGATATTCCATTCAGGAATGCAGCATTTGATGAAGAGAAAACAGCGTATCTAGTTGATGGTCAGCAGAGAACAGCCGCACTTTCGCTTGTTGATATTGATGCTGTCCCCTCCTTCTTTTTAACTGTCAATGCACTTGTAGGCAGCCAAGAGGAGGCCAAGAATACATTTCGGATCGCCAACAGCACTGTCAGGATTACTACAGATTTTGCGCGAGCACTTCTTGGCACCTTGGACGAGACGCCTGGGTACGTGCGAGAGGAAAAGCGCGTCGCACAGGCGGTAAAGACTTTAGCAATTGATGACAAGAACTCGCCCTTCTACGGACTAGTAAAACATCCCGGAGTGGACGGAAAAGGAATGCCTATTGTCTACAACACCTTGTTCTCCGTTGTAGCGACTTTTAATCAATCAGGTATTGATTTTGGCGAAGGGAGCGAGGATCTTGCTCACGCTGTAGCCAAGGCATACTCGCTAGTTGCCGGCATTTGGCCCGAGGCTTGGGGCAAGAGTTCCAAAGATTCCAAGCTTTCCCATGGAGCCGGTCTACGAGCAATCGGCAAAGTTTTGGTCGATTTGCTTCGCGTGCAGACCGCAATTCACGGTGGCGATCTCACCAAGCCTGAAGCTTGGGCGGGTGTTGAAGCAAGCTTGAAGAGACTTCGCGCAAAAGTCTTGTGGTCACTCGAAAGTGCATCCACCGGCAATGCCACTCAACTGAGCAATTACAAGACTCAACTACTGCCTCGCCAAAACACAAATCAAGACATTCAGCAACTCACGACCTTCCTTCAGAAGGAAGTCGTTTTCCTTGATAAGAAGGCAAAAGACGGTAGCGCGTGA
- a CDS encoding HNH endonuclease, whose product MREASLHGSTLFLLRSIWASLPNSRLKDDERISFIAKAIGSSPSDAHIALSSPSQRRTRLSLEDKLVLEAKQNYRCALCGKLLDRNAEPHIDHVIPVAFGGADELINFQLLCSQCNLGKSASLHWLMIAPFFEEPVGNEPSTRMRYCTLQRHAGACAVPGCTASSKTDQLLVIQHIPIQAGGRNILDNLTVLCESHGAAHINGLQAQARQNMSRRPGFRFI is encoded by the coding sequence ATGCGCGAAGCTTCGCTTCACGGATCAACTCTTTTCCTCCTTCGATCTATCTGGGCTTCACTTCCAAACAGTCGATTAAAGGATGACGAACGAATTTCGTTTATTGCCAAGGCGATTGGTAGTTCCCCCTCAGACGCCCACATTGCACTATCGAGCCCGTCTCAACGAAGGACAAGGCTTAGCCTTGAGGACAAACTAGTCCTGGAGGCTAAGCAGAATTATCGATGCGCCTTGTGTGGAAAATTACTAGATCGCAATGCCGAGCCACATATTGATCATGTAATCCCAGTTGCATTTGGGGGTGCAGATGAGTTGATCAACTTTCAACTCCTATGTAGTCAGTGCAATTTAGGGAAATCTGCCAGCCTTCACTGGCTAATGATCGCTCCATTTTTCGAAGAGCCCGTGGGTAATGAGCCCTCGACCCGAATGCGTTATTGCACTCTCCAGCGCCATGCTGGAGCCTGCGCAGTTCCCGGTTGCACAGCCAGCAGTAAGACCGATCAACTTCTAGTCATTCAACACATTCCGATTCAGGCAGGCGGTCGAAATATTTTGGACAACCTCACGGTTCTTTGCGAATCTCACGGGGCTGCGCACATCAACGGCTTACAGGCCCAAGCCCGGCAGAACATGTCAAGACGCCCTGGTTTTCGCTTCATTTAG
- a CDS encoding DUF5701 family protein, protein MGAVAFSFDEQIERLVALGYPGLLGCDLQTFRRTLAGLRRAHVPDQGGVDLDRGQASFILVVNCPAAPVAATLPLVKRQGRQAIHRLYPREPEFFRPIGSLALPRGDAYLLLDVDRGNDTLNATPLVAQAMIEAAGRSPLTVEEGVALLTQAPEFLQPNRCFMTLGSRGDDKRVPALWLSGKQPKLGWCWEGNPHTWLGFASCLARSAAVSFPLSGRQEEELAA, encoded by the coding sequence ATGGGCGCAGTGGCATTTTCCTTTGACGAGCAGATCGAACGGCTGGTGGCCCTGGGCTATCCCGGCCTGCTCGGCTGCGACTTGCAGACATTCCGCCGGACGCTGGCCGGCCTGCGCCGAGCCCATGTCCCGGATCAGGGCGGGGTGGATCTCGATCGGGGTCAGGCGAGCTTCATCCTGGTCGTGAACTGCCCGGCCGCGCCGGTGGCCGCCACCCTGCCGCTGGTGAAGCGCCAGGGCCGCCAGGCAATCCACCGGCTCTATCCGCGCGAGCCCGAGTTCTTCCGGCCGATCGGCTCGCTGGCGCTGCCCCGGGGCGATGCCTACCTGCTGCTGGATGTCGACCGGGGCAATGACACGCTCAACGCAACCCCGCTGGTCGCTCAGGCCATGATCGAGGCTGCGGGGCGCTCACCGCTGACGGTCGAGGAAGGCGTCGCGCTGCTGACGCAGGCCCCCGAATTCCTGCAGCCGAATCGCTGCTTCATGACCCTGGGCTCGCGCGGCGACGACAAGCGCGTGCCCGCGCTCTGGCTCAGCGGCAAGCAGCCGAAGCTGGGCTGGTGCTGGGAGGGCAACCCGCATACCTGGCTGGGGTTCGCGTCCTGCCTCGCGCGGTCTGCGGCGGTGAGCTTCCCGCTGTCGGGTCGGCAAGAAGAAGAGCTGGCGGCCTGA
- the dbpB gene encoding DGQHR domain-containing protein DpdB: MTVYRFKAIRANQAPGHEVFSFAAAPKDVLAFSEIERVGRDDQGHLKGFQRHQVASHIKDIRDYLAREDALLPNAVIVAFVEGADVKVKDLGDGIVEVKINAAAEKPGFVVDGQQRLSALAGLDKPGFQVFVSALVCRDYNELRQQFVLINNTRPLPKTLIYELLPTVEGLPERFTARKFAARIVDRLNFDPNSSLRGEIRQHTNPKGVLSDTAMQKLVSNSAADGAIREFIKHDDYEQRAFQLVSEFFWATREIYASEWDGMAPKTSRLKHGAGIVAMGFVMELLYSASGATARDDFRAGLASLKQYTSWTSGSWKFGEFDERLWNGIQNTPSDIDLLANYLVRKVKRQLRKNSPV; encoded by the coding sequence ATGACCGTCTATCGCTTCAAGGCCATTCGTGCCAATCAAGCCCCCGGCCACGAGGTTTTTTCATTTGCAGCTGCGCCAAAGGATGTGCTGGCGTTTTCTGAGATCGAGCGCGTGGGGCGCGACGATCAGGGGCACCTGAAAGGCTTTCAGCGTCACCAGGTCGCTTCGCACATCAAGGACATTCGTGACTACCTCGCGCGGGAGGATGCCCTGCTGCCGAATGCCGTCATCGTCGCGTTCGTCGAAGGCGCGGACGTTAAGGTGAAGGACCTCGGTGATGGCATCGTCGAAGTGAAGATCAACGCGGCGGCGGAGAAGCCAGGCTTCGTCGTTGACGGTCAGCAGCGACTGAGTGCTTTGGCGGGCCTGGACAAACCGGGCTTCCAGGTCTTCGTGTCGGCGCTTGTATGTCGCGACTACAACGAGCTAAGACAGCAGTTCGTATTGATCAACAACACGAGACCACTGCCCAAAACGCTCATTTATGAACTGCTGCCGACTGTGGAAGGATTGCCGGAGCGATTCACGGCTAGAAAATTTGCCGCTCGAATCGTTGATCGCTTGAATTTTGATCCCAACTCATCGTTGCGTGGGGAGATCCGTCAGCACACCAATCCCAAAGGGGTGCTCAGCGACACAGCTATGCAGAAGTTGGTGAGCAACTCTGCGGCCGATGGCGCGATTCGAGAGTTTATTAAGCATGACGACTACGAACAACGAGCGTTTCAGCTTGTCAGCGAGTTTTTCTGGGCTACAAGAGAGATTTACGCGTCCGAATGGGATGGCATGGCCCCCAAAACTTCGCGTCTAAAGCACGGTGCTGGAATTGTAGCCATGGGATTCGTTATGGAGTTACTCTACTCCGCAAGTGGTGCAACTGCCCGCGATGATTTTCGAGCTGGGCTTGCCTCCTTGAAACAATATACGTCGTGGACGAGCGGATCTTGGAAGTTTGGAGAATTCGATGAGCGCCTCTGGAACGGTATCCAAAACACTCCCTCCGATATAGATCTGCTGGCCAACTACCTGGTGAGAAAGGTGAAGCGGCAATTGCGGAAAAACAGCCCTGTCTAA
- a CDS encoding TetR/AcrR family transcriptional regulator — MSSSEYSGRGDPRATLSLLWGLPAAASKPGRKPSLTPAHIGAAALALADEAGLEALTMRELAGRLGVSTMAVYRYVPGKPELLDLMVELAHAELPADLPGGGLVERLAEVARDSWRLYLRHPWMLEISTYRAALGPNSLRKYERELQAVADVGLSDLEMDLVASVVSDHVRGAARTALEGRLAAQRTGQTDAQWWAAHGELLQQLVDPQRFPLATRVGAAAGAEYGATTAPERSFEFGLQRLLDGIQTFVLSKRQKQPRRR, encoded by the coding sequence ATGAGTTCTTCCGAGTACTCGGGCCGCGGGGATCCGCGCGCCACGCTTTCTCTGCTATGGGGTCTTCCCGCGGCCGCATCCAAGCCGGGGCGCAAGCCGAGCCTGACGCCGGCGCATATCGGCGCCGCGGCGCTGGCCCTGGCCGACGAGGCCGGGCTGGAGGCGCTGACCATGCGGGAGCTGGCGGGCCGGCTGGGCGTCTCGACGATGGCGGTGTACCGCTATGTGCCCGGCAAGCCGGAGCTGCTGGATCTGATGGTCGAGCTCGCGCATGCCGAGCTGCCCGCGGACCTGCCGGGCGGGGGGCTGGTGGAGCGCCTGGCGGAGGTGGCCCGGGACAGCTGGCGGCTCTACCTGAGGCATCCCTGGATGCTGGAGATCTCGACCTACCGCGCGGCGCTCGGGCCCAACTCCCTGCGCAAGTACGAGCGCGAGCTGCAGGCCGTCGCCGACGTGGGGCTGTCCGATCTGGAGATGGACCTGGTCGCCTCGGTCGTCTCGGACCATGTGCGCGGCGCCGCCAGGACGGCGCTGGAGGGCCGCCTCGCCGCCCAACGCACCGGCCAGACCGACGCGCAATGGTGGGCCGCCCATGGCGAGCTGCTGCAGCAGCTGGTCGATCCGCAGCGCTTCCCCCTCGCCACGCGGGTCGGCGCGGCGGCCGGCGCGGAGTACGGGGCGACGACGGCCCCCGAGCGCTCCTTCGAGTTCGGGTTGCAGCGCCTGCTGGACGGCATCCAGACCTTTGTGCTGAGCAAGCGGCAGAAGCAGCCACGACGCCGGTAG
- the dpdA gene encoding tRNA-guanine transglycosylase DpdA codes for MKFLYSDTQDYVDPNYDFLNDRNKIGHKRYWDDQYAHELMDPAPYDGLLVSMSAVRQAEGVAKSKVRYSTSEEQRMLRDGARKFLRFGGPKFKDRMLMGDCGAFAYVEHPKPAYSPMEVMEFYADAGFTHGCSPDHIIFECDTANPSRSEMSKQVGDRYDITLKNAHEFLKLTKEEDWPFEPLGPIQGWSPQSMAEAAVELEKMGYRYLAVGGLVPLKVEVIHEVLQALRRAIKPETDIHLLGFAKADKIHEFTGYGVTSFDSTSPLLAAFKDAKKNYYLENPNGGLDYYTAVRIPQAIENTRLVRGIKEGRFSAEALQKMEAQALDAMRAYHRTGMAIDSTLDAITEYQHFLVKGNVGGDEEEAKALKKQRELIRRTLEEKPWQRCGCDICKQAGVEVIIFRASNRNKRRGMHNLGVYHQHVQRTLNKKK; via the coding sequence ATGAAGTTTCTTTACTCCGATACGCAGGACTACGTCGACCCCAACTACGACTTCCTGAATGACCGCAACAAGATTGGGCACAAGCGTTATTGGGATGATCAGTATGCACATGAGTTGATGGACCCGGCCCCATACGATGGGTTGCTGGTCTCGATGAGTGCAGTGCGGCAAGCCGAAGGCGTAGCGAAGTCGAAGGTCCGTTACTCGACCTCAGAAGAGCAACGGATGCTGCGCGATGGCGCACGCAAGTTCCTGCGCTTTGGTGGCCCAAAGTTCAAGGACCGCATGCTGATGGGCGACTGCGGCGCATTCGCTTACGTCGAACACCCAAAGCCGGCCTACTCACCGATGGAGGTGATGGAGTTCTATGCGGACGCGGGCTTCACGCATGGCTGCTCACCTGACCACATCATCTTTGAATGCGACACCGCCAATCCGTCTCGGAGCGAGATGTCAAAGCAGGTGGGAGACCGCTACGACATCACGCTGAAGAATGCTCACGAGTTTCTGAAGCTGACCAAGGAGGAAGACTGGCCATTCGAGCCACTCGGTCCGATTCAAGGCTGGTCGCCGCAGAGCATGGCCGAAGCTGCGGTAGAGCTCGAGAAGATGGGGTATCGGTATCTGGCGGTCGGGGGCCTCGTTCCGTTGAAGGTCGAGGTGATCCACGAAGTGCTGCAGGCACTGCGCCGCGCGATCAAGCCCGAGACAGATATCCATTTGCTGGGCTTCGCGAAGGCCGACAAGATCCATGAATTTACCGGCTATGGTGTGACCAGTTTCGACTCGACATCGCCGCTGCTAGCTGCGTTCAAGGACGCCAAGAAAAACTACTACCTTGAGAACCCGAACGGTGGACTCGACTATTACACGGCGGTGCGCATCCCGCAGGCGATCGAGAACACGCGCTTAGTGCGTGGCATCAAGGAAGGGCGTTTCAGCGCCGAAGCGCTGCAGAAGATGGAAGCCCAAGCGCTCGATGCGATGCGCGCTTATCACCGCACCGGTATGGCGATCGATAGCACTCTGGATGCCATCACTGAATACCAGCATTTCCTGGTCAAGGGCAACGTGGGTGGCGATGAAGAAGAGGCCAAGGCGCTGAAGAAGCAGCGCGAATTGATTCGCCGCACGCTCGAAGAAAAGCCCTGGCAGCGCTGCGGCTGCGACATCTGCAAGCAGGCAGGCGTCGAAGTGATCATCTTCCGCGCCAGCAACCGCAACAAACGCCGCGGCATGCACAACCTCGGCGTCTATCACCAACATGTGCAGCGCACGCTGAACAAGAAGAAGTAG
- the queE gene encoding 7-carboxy-7-deazaguanine synthase, translating to MTYAVKEMFYTLQGEGAQAGRPAVFCRFAGCNLWSGREQDRAGAVCNFCDTDFVGTNGQGGGKFATAAQLAAAVAAKWPGGGKPYVVCTGGEPLLQLDAPLIEALHAQGFEIAVETNGTQPAPAGLDWICVSPKADAEIVLTRGDELKLVWPQPLARPERFAGLDFTHFYLQPMDTPLLQKQHTREAIDYCLAHPQWKLSVQMHKVVGID from the coding sequence ATGACTTATGCGGTCAAGGAAATGTTCTACACCCTGCAGGGCGAGGGCGCGCAGGCCGGGCGGCCGGCGGTGTTCTGCCGCTTTGCCGGCTGCAATCTGTGGAGCGGGCGTGAGCAGGACCGGGCCGGCGCGGTCTGCAACTTCTGCGACACCGACTTCGTCGGCACCAATGGCCAGGGCGGCGGCAAGTTCGCGACCGCGGCCCAGCTGGCGGCGGCGGTCGCGGCCAAATGGCCCGGGGGCGGCAAGCCCTATGTGGTCTGCACCGGCGGCGAGCCCCTGCTGCAGCTGGACGCCCCGCTGATCGAGGCCCTGCATGCCCAGGGCTTCGAGATCGCGGTCGAGACCAACGGCACCCAGCCGGCGCCGGCGGGGCTGGACTGGATCTGCGTCAGCCCCAAGGCCGATGCCGAGATCGTGCTGACCCGCGGCGACGAGCTAAAGCTGGTCTGGCCGCAGCCGCTGGCGCGGCCGGAGCGCTTCGCCGGGCTGGACTTCACCCATTTCTACCTGCAGCCGATGGACACGCCGCTGCTGCAAAAGCAGCACACCCGCGAGGCGATCGACTACTGCCTGGCGCATCCGCAGTGGAAGCTGTCGGTGCAGATGCACAAGGTCGTCGGCATCGACTGA